In Ochotona princeps isolate mOchPri1 chromosome 22, mOchPri1.hap1, whole genome shotgun sequence, the following are encoded in one genomic region:
- the LOC101526074 gene encoding neuroendocrine secretory protein 55-like, giving the protein MDRRSRAQQWRRARHNYNDLCPPIGRRAATALLWLSCSIALLRALATSSARAQQRAAAQRRSFLNAHHRSPPQVFPESPESESDHEHDEVDVDLSLPECLEYEEEFDYESETETESEIESETDLESEPETAPATEPETEPEDESGPAVPRGSAFNQSLTQRLQALKLRSPDASPNRAQPIPQDPPSPREGEEHERAAENSSDPAQSEERRDKKQQRRCRPKKPTRRDPSPESPKRGPIPIRRH; this is encoded by the coding sequence ATGGACCGCAGGTCCCGGGCTCAGCAGTGGCGCCGAGCTCGCCATAACTACAACGACCTGTGCCCGCCCATAGGCCGCCGGGCAGCCACCGCACTCCTCTGGCTGTCCTGCTCCATCGCGCTCCTCCGCGCCCTCGCCACCTCCAGCGCCCGCGCCCAGCAGCGCGCGGCCGCCCAGCGCCGCAGCTTCCTCAACGCCCACCACCGCTCGCCTCCCCAGGTATTCCCCGAGTCCCCCGAGTCCGAATCCGACCACGAGCACGACGAGGTAGACGTTGACCTCTCCCTCCCCGAGTGCCTAGAGTACGAGGAAGAGTTCGACTACGAGAGCGAGACGGAGACCGAGTCCGAAATCGAGTCCGAGACCGACTTGGAGAGCGAGCCGGAGACCGCCCCCGCCACCGAGCCCGAGACCGAGCCGGAAGACGAGAGCGGCCCCGCGGTGCCCAGGGGCTCCGCCTTTAACCAGTCTCTCACCCAGCGCCTGCAGGCTCTGAAGTTGCGGAGCCCCGACGCCTCCCCGAATCGCGCGCAGCCCATCCCTCAGGATCCCCCCAGccccagggagggggaggagcacGAGCGCGCCGCGGAGAATTCCAGCGACCCCGCGCAGTCAGAGGAGCGCAGAGACAAGAAGCAGCAGCGCCGCTGCAGACCCAAGAAGCCCACCCGTCGCGACCCGTCCCCGGAGTCCCCCAAGCGGGGACCCATCCCCATCCGGCGTCACTGA